In Irregularibacter muris, a single window of DNA contains:
- a CDS encoding helix-turn-helix domain-containing protein, with protein MEYEWLMVEEVADMLRLNTVTIYRWLRTNKLRGIKLGKEWRIRQSDLEEFLQSHYNDV; from the coding sequence ATGGAATATGAATGGCTGATGGTGGAGGAAGTGGCGGATATGCTACGATTAAACACAGTCACAATATATAGATGGCTTAGAACCAATAAACTAAGGGGAATAAAATTAGGGAAAGAGTGGAGAATTAGACAATCTGACCTGGAAGAATTTTTACAATCCCATTATAATGATGTGTAG